In a single window of the Leptospiraceae bacterium genome:
- a CDS encoding STAS domain-containing protein, which yields MLDVSINQNHLSETQVVFVNLKGALDSEKAIDYYDFINAELIKGFRKFIVDCSNLDYISSAGISIMIRLQHKLAEKKSILAYFAFNKEISLVLDFFGLKKEFPIADTSVNALKLLNPGQDEFSEEEIIYSVHSDAIDEKEAPNLDKSPAMDTKEQEPIQVQVSEARIASLLEPEIAKKIISNRLTITEDYPVVEDEPVPTSSIEPVQAEPILESITPKYSELKIKLPFITRTETNPAKTTIMDSITDFETDHTERYDVSTLSQATDTNFTVLVVNCGNCGSKIRIRKQGKQQCPRCEYKFLLRQSGSISTIERL from the coding sequence ATGCTAGATGTATCAATTAACCAAAATCATTTAAGCGAAACACAAGTTGTATTCGTAAATCTAAAAGGAGCGTTGGATTCCGAAAAAGCAATTGATTATTATGATTTCATCAACGCAGAACTCATTAAAGGGTTTCGCAAATTTATAGTAGATTGTTCTAATTTAGACTATATTTCATCAGCTGGAATTTCTATTATGATACGCCTCCAGCATAAACTTGCAGAAAAGAAATCAATTCTGGCTTACTTTGCTTTTAACAAAGAAATTTCTCTTGTATTAGATTTTTTTGGACTCAAGAAGGAATTTCCCATTGCGGATACTTCTGTTAACGCGCTAAAATTGCTCAATCCCGGTCAAGATGAATTCTCGGAAGAAGAAATCATCTATTCTGTTCACTCCGATGCTATTGATGAAAAAGAAGCGCCTAATCTAGATAAGTCTCCTGCAATGGATACAAAAGAGCAGGAACCAATTCAAGTTCAGGTTTCAGAAGCAAGAATAGCTTCTCTTTTAGAGCCAGAAATTGCTAAGAAAATTATTTCAAATCGCCTTACTATCACAGAGGATTATCCTGTAGTAGAGGATGAACCTGTTCCTACATCTTCTATTGAGCCAGTGCAGGCTGAGCCAATCCTAGAATCGATCACTCCTAAGTATTCGGAACTCAAAATTAAACTTCCTTTTATTACTCGCACAGAAACAAATCCTGCCAAGACAACTATCATGGATAGCATCACTGACTTTGAAACAGATCATACGGAAAGATATGATGTAAGCACCTTATCACAAGCTACTGATACAAATTTTACTGTGCTAGTTGTGAATTGTGGAAACTGCGGTTCAAAGATTCGCATTCGCAAACAGGGAAAGCAACAATGTCCACGCTGCGAATATAAATTTTTACTTCGTCAATCTGGCTCCATTTCGACTATCGAAAGACTTTAA
- a CDS encoding Rrf2 family transcriptional regulator — MQLTRYTDYSLRVLIYLSVNSERKITIKEISSSFKISKNHLVKVVHKLSTLGYLETIPGAKGGISLAKPPSKINLSDVIQKMEPSFYMAECFNPSGKCVISPICELQSVLATALNAFIKAISHYTLADITKKPNAYKKLLNENGG; from the coding sequence ATGCAATTAACTCGTTACACGGACTATTCGCTCAGAGTCTTGATCTATCTTTCTGTGAATTCTGAACGCAAAATTACAATTAAAGAAATATCTTCCAGTTTTAAAATATCCAAAAACCATTTAGTAAAAGTTGTTCATAAACTGTCCACATTAGGTTATCTAGAAACAATTCCTGGTGCAAAAGGAGGAATTAGTCTAGCAAAGCCTCCTAGTAAAATAAATCTTTCCGATGTTATACAAAAGATGGAACCAAGTTTTTATATGGCGGAATGCTTTAATCCCAGCGGCAAATGCGTAATTAGCCCCATATGTGAACTACAATCAGTTCTTGCAACTGCTTTAAATGCATTTATTAAGGCTATTAGCCATTATACTCTTGCTGACATTACCAAGAAACCTAACGCATACAAAAAGCTTTTAAATGAAAATGGAGGATAG
- a CDS encoding hemerythrin domain-containing protein gives MYSEYTYLKIFYGGHKNMAMTDSYRKQHIELLDLAVKLSGKLSKDVVIKEAGDIVSVLSQFASKLNMHLTMEDKALYPKLIASGNAKTSQIAKDYMTEIGGIKQVVEKYIHSWSLAKNIAADPEKFIQESKGIISALKGRIDKENNVLYPLADAL, from the coding sequence ATGTATTCTGAATATACTTATCTCAAAATTTTTTATGGAGGACATAAAAATATGGCAATGACTGATTCTTATAGAAAACAACATATTGAGTTGTTGGATTTAGCTGTAAAACTTTCAGGAAAACTTTCAAAGGATGTTGTTATTAAAGAGGCAGGTGATATCGTCTCCGTGCTTTCTCAATTTGCAAGCAAATTGAATATGCATTTAACGATGGAGGATAAGGCGCTTTATCCGAAACTAATTGCTTCTGGAAATGCAAAGACTTCTCAGATTGCCAAAGATTACATGACTGAAATTGGAGGCATTAAACAAGTTGTAGAGAAATATATTCATTCCTGGTCACTTGCTAAGAATATTGCTGCTGACCCAGAAAAGTTTATTCAGGAATCAAAGGGAATTATTTCTGCATTAAAGGGCAGAATTGACAAAGAGAATAATGTTCTTTATCCTCTCGCAGATGCTCTCTGA
- a CDS encoding zinc-dependent alcohol dehydrogenase family protein, whose translation MKAVVFRAYGKPEEVLKLEEIPTPICGDEEVLVKIKARSVNPSDLYTIMGLYGVKPKLPAIPGNEAAGVIEEVGKNVKGFSIGDRVTLTIGAAGSLGTWKEYTTVTPDQIMKTPDALSDEEATSVWANFLTSWILAVDELKIKPGEQLLVTAASSHLGRAMIQISKILGFKVVGTVRKEEQKQELLDMGAEDIIVTDTENFIKRARKITNVKGFPYAIDAVGGKVGNEAMQSLAPKGTIIVYGLMSNEPIIVPGSIIFTEIIIRGFWLMKWMQNTPIEQKEKSARELIKLFEERKLVSQIDSKFDLADIQGYLSRSNTPGRSGKVIITSN comes from the coding sequence ATGAAAGCAGTCGTATTTCGTGCCTATGGCAAGCCTGAAGAAGTTTTAAAATTAGAAGAAATTCCTACTCCCATTTGCGGGGACGAAGAAGTCTTAGTAAAAATCAAAGCTCGCTCTGTAAACCCGTCCGATCTTTACACCATCATGGGTCTCTACGGGGTTAAACCAAAGTTACCCGCTATACCTGGGAATGAAGCTGCTGGCGTCATTGAAGAAGTAGGCAAAAATGTAAAAGGATTCTCTATCGGAGATCGTGTCACTCTCACGATAGGCGCAGCAGGAAGCCTTGGAACATGGAAGGAGTATACGACTGTTACCCCCGATCAGATCATGAAAACCCCCGATGCGTTGTCCGATGAAGAAGCAACCAGTGTATGGGCGAACTTTCTCACCTCCTGGATACTCGCAGTAGATGAACTAAAAATCAAACCTGGCGAACAATTACTAGTAACCGCTGCCTCTTCTCACCTGGGCAGAGCGATGATTCAAATATCTAAGATTCTTGGATTTAAAGTGGTAGGAACTGTTCGTAAAGAAGAACAAAAACAAGAACTCCTAGACATGGGAGCAGAAGACATCATCGTTACTGATACAGAAAACTTCATAAAGCGAGCCCGCAAAATTACAAATGTAAAAGGATTTCCCTATGCCATTGATGCAGTCGGCGGAAAAGTAGGAAATGAGGCTATGCAGTCTTTGGCGCCAAAGGGAACGATTATAGTATATGGATTGATGAGTAATGAACCAATTATCGTTCCGGGGTCTATCATATTCACTGAGATTATAATTCGTGGATTCTGGCTTATGAAATGGATGCAGAATACACCAATAGAACAAAAAGAAAAATCGGCACGTGAATTAATTAAACTATTTGAAGAGCGCAAGCTGGTTTCGCAAATTGATAGTAAGTTTGATTTAGCGGATATTCAGGGTTATCTATCAAGATCAAATACACCGGGAAGAAGTGGAAAGGTAATCATTACTTCCAATTGA
- a CDS encoding ribonuclease H-like domain-containing protein has translation MINTTFLHFTGIGRKNVERLHSIGLKDWDSVSDNPNLLPFSDKMKTKLLVELSISRENYENKNLKYFAEKLHPTEKWTLLAEYFEEASYFDIETNGEPYGDNITLIVCYHKGRIYKFLNGDNLEAFLELLDDIKLLVSFNGTSFDVPMIQNYFHIPKIPCAHIDLRWLAYHVGYKGGLKEIEKSIGIRRPPDLVGINGMDAILLWMEWKNYHNQKALDLLIHYCCADVLSLQLLAGKILEKHKMSVKYPSPEEIWSMK, from the coding sequence ATGATAAATACGACGTTTCTTCATTTTACAGGAATAGGTAGAAAGAATGTAGAAAGACTTCATTCTATTGGGCTAAAAGACTGGGATAGTGTATCGGATAATCCTAATTTGCTTCCCTTCTCCGATAAAATGAAAACTAAATTACTAGTCGAGCTTTCTATTTCTAGAGAGAATTATGAAAACAAGAATCTGAAATACTTTGCAGAGAAATTACACCCGACAGAGAAATGGACTCTTCTTGCAGAATACTTCGAAGAAGCAAGTTACTTTGACATTGAGACTAATGGAGAACCATACGGAGACAATATCACATTAATCGTATGTTATCACAAAGGTAGAATTTATAAATTTCTAAATGGAGATAATCTGGAAGCATTTCTTGAATTGCTAGATGATATAAAACTCCTAGTCTCTTTTAACGGAACCTCTTTCGATGTTCCTATGATTCAAAACTATTTTCATATCCCTAAAATTCCCTGTGCTCATATCGACTTACGCTGGTTAGCCTATCATGTAGGTTATAAAGGCGGACTAAAAGAAATTGAAAAATCAATTGGAATTCGAAGACCTCCCGATTTAGTTGGGATCAATGGAATGGATGCAATTCTTCTCTGGATGGAATGGAAGAATTATCATAATCAAAAAGCTTTAGATTTACTAATTCATTATTGTTGTGCAGATGTTTTATCATTACAACTACTTGCAGGAAAAATTTTAGAGAAACATAAAATGTCTGTAAAATATCCTAGCCCGGAAGAAATCTGGTCAATGAAGTGA
- a CDS encoding DUF1554 domain-containing protein, whose protein sequence is MEIIISRRLTMKILIVFLLTEHVSFSLISCTGKAKPKLLGFISIVNNNSSSATTVTATPTTTSTTPTTTVTQTTPSITYLGSPYSFTSTVSITTITPTVSGTITSCSSSPPLPSGLTLSAACEISGTPNTVTAAANYTINPTMTSGTATVTISISVLVRKYKIFITSAAYTGDLKTLGSAANGPLGADNLCNADSNKPSSGTYKAMINDGANRDACNTNSDCTNPAENVNWIMMANTDYVRAVDSATLFTTNSAGIFTNWNMPNSFDAGAAIQYWTGFSNGTIWGHSTTDCNLWTSSSNANTGRIGQSNSLSYNDAIRDASTSPTCDLPQHLLCVEQ, encoded by the coding sequence ATGGAAATTATAATTTCTAGGAGGCTAACTATGAAAATCCTCATCGTTTTTTTATTGACCGAGCATGTATCGTTTTCCTTAATAAGTTGCACGGGAAAGGCAAAGCCTAAACTTTTAGGCTTTATTAGCATTGTGAACAACAATTCTTCGTCTGCAACAACTGTTACGGCTACTCCAACAACAACATCGACTACTCCGACTACTACCGTCACTCAAACAACTCCATCCATTACCTATCTAGGAAGTCCGTATTCCTTTACATCCACTGTTTCTATTACTACAATAACTCCAACGGTATCTGGCACAATTACTTCTTGCTCCTCTAGCCCACCTCTTCCGAGCGGATTAACACTATCAGCCGCTTGTGAAATATCAGGGACACCCAATACAGTTACAGCCGCTGCGAATTATACCATTAATCCTACTATGACAAGCGGAACTGCGACAGTCACTATAAGTATTTCTGTATTAGTTAGAAAGTATAAGATATTTATAACAAGTGCAGCTTATACTGGAGATTTGAAGACATTGGGTTCTGCTGCCAATGGACCGTTAGGTGCGGATAATCTTTGTAATGCGGATTCGAACAAGCCTAGTTCTGGAACCTATAAAGCGATGATAAACGATGGAGCAAATCGGGATGCATGTAATACGAATTCAGATTGCACAAATCCTGCAGAGAATGTGAATTGGATTATGATGGCAAATACTGATTATGTGCGAGCAGTTGACAGTGCAACTTTATTCACAACCAATTCTGCTGGAATTTTTACAAATTGGAATATGCCAAATTCATTCGATGCAGGTGCAGCAATACAATACTGGACTGGGTTCAGTAATGGAACTATCTGGGGACATTCTACAACAGACTGCAATCTTTGGACAAGCAGTTCAAATGCAAACACGGGTCGAATTGGTCAAAGCAATTCACTCAGTTATAATGACGCAATCAGAGATGCGAGCACTAGTCCAACTTGTGATTTACCTCAACATCTACTCTGCGTGGAACAATAA
- a CDS encoding DUF1574 domain-containing protein: MLKNKFLLIPVLIFLIALAVDRILMLEKIQTYFTKTVSEINYFHKPVLFQELKEYLQKPDRKKVFVYFGNSRALLFDNKYIEEHYPDWILFNFSVPGGTPDYFTFWLEQFKADNVKPDFILVDNSVEAFNFTARIKIDEVLVNGLDFPFILKYRSRYTSKEITNFIAKRLFKTYQYRPKLDTILQRLRNNSEIAKHYRQWRIQIAGKLKEERGSASSDISANATSSKELVLKYSEGDFHSYIDPFTFNENMLAFQKDNFRILKELGVSHSAIWVRVARPYFQYIQTRNAVLPIKEQPITAYSIWYTKLNAAHTEFGTHLFNMNEDKDYTCDFFTDASHMSTKCFPDYTDYIFERVIGVNKK; the protein is encoded by the coding sequence ATGTTAAAAAATAAATTTTTACTCATTCCTGTTTTGATTTTTTTAATTGCACTTGCAGTTGATAGAATCCTCATGCTTGAAAAAATACAAACGTATTTCACAAAGACAGTCTCCGAGATCAATTACTTTCACAAGCCCGTTTTATTCCAAGAGTTGAAGGAATATTTGCAAAAGCCAGATCGAAAAAAAGTATTCGTATACTTTGGAAATTCACGCGCCCTTCTCTTTGATAACAAATACATTGAAGAGCATTATCCCGATTGGATTTTATTTAATTTTTCTGTTCCAGGAGGAACGCCTGATTATTTTACTTTTTGGTTAGAGCAATTCAAAGCGGATAATGTCAAACCAGACTTTATTTTGGTTGATAATTCAGTAGAAGCATTTAACTTTACAGCCCGCATTAAGATTGATGAGGTGCTTGTCAATGGACTGGATTTCCCTTTCATTTTAAAATATCGTTCTAGATACACCTCAAAAGAAATCACAAACTTCATTGCCAAGCGTTTATTTAAGACATATCAATACAGACCGAAGCTAGATACAATCCTACAAAGATTAAGAAACAATTCGGAAATTGCTAAGCATTATCGTCAATGGCGAATTCAAATTGCAGGTAAACTAAAAGAAGAAAGAGGAAGTGCTTCTTCAGATATATCGGCTAACGCTACTTCTAGTAAAGAGTTAGTATTAAAATATTCCGAAGGAGATTTTCATTCCTATATAGATCCTTTCACATTCAATGAGAATATGCTCGCATTCCAAAAAGACAATTTTAGAATTCTAAAAGAATTAGGCGTTAGCCACTCTGCAATCTGGGTGCGAGTAGCTCGACCATATTTTCAATACATCCAAACTAGAAATGCTGTTTTACCAATAAAAGAACAACCAATTACGGCTTACTCCATTTGGTATACGAAGCTAAACGCAGCACACACAGAATTTGGAACACATCTTTTTAATATGAACGAAGACAAAGATTACACTTGCGATTTTTTTACAGATGCAAGTCATATGTCTACCAAGTGCTTTCCTGATTATACTGATTATATTTTTGAACGAGTCATTGGCGTTAATAAGAAATAA
- a CDS encoding MBOAT family protein codes for MLFNTIPFFLFFTAVYFIYWNIGKKLKYDFLILAGAAFYFYYSPLFLLHFLIVISINYFFYYQIYNGNKSLFVKLAVIFNLLNLGFFKYFYFFTGALSDITGSLFFKDASEGRWIHITLPLAISFYSFQMIACAVDTYRNTADEELLSFKKYLLFVLFFPVLIAGPIMRKKDFFPNLEREVPQKDDVYKACFLMMSGLIKKILLADPVATIINPVFANPNEYTAFSLFMGGILYTIQVYADFSGLTDMARSVAYFLGFQIPENFYAPFFSTSGRELWKKWHVTLSFWLMEYIYFPLGGSRAGEMRTYLNLIITMTLGGFWHGADYTFVVWGFYWGSILCVERYLEEKKGLPLTPQKSFPLKLFKAMIIYVLFSISGLMFRSNNTQSMVDLFAGLFTNSENYLRGILAVNGSEWIVSGMDLVQSEPAFLLNTVKSYESVAYMYLAFLFFHFVQYKPEALDRFKKYNLQLVLLLGVITIFLLTTLSHDGDSFIYTTF; via the coding sequence ATGTTATTTAACACGATTCCTTTTTTCCTTTTTTTTACTGCTGTCTATTTTATTTACTGGAATATTGGTAAAAAACTAAAATATGATTTTCTCATCTTAGCTGGTGCAGCGTTTTATTTCTATTATTCGCCACTCTTCCTACTTCACTTCTTAATTGTAATCAGTATAAATTATTTTTTCTATTACCAAATCTACAACGGAAACAAAAGCCTATTCGTCAAACTTGCAGTTATATTCAATTTACTCAATCTTGGTTTTTTTAAATACTTTTACTTTTTTACAGGTGCGTTAAGCGATATAACAGGTAGCCTTTTCTTTAAAGATGCATCTGAAGGAAGATGGATTCACATCACTCTTCCACTCGCGATTAGTTTTTATTCCTTTCAAATGATTGCCTGCGCTGTTGATACTTACCGCAATACCGCAGACGAAGAACTTTTAAGTTTCAAAAAGTATTTACTCTTTGTATTATTCTTTCCTGTTTTGATTGCAGGTCCGATTATGCGAAAGAAAGATTTCTTTCCTAATCTTGAAAGGGAAGTTCCACAGAAAGATGATGTCTATAAAGCTTGCTTTCTTATGATGTCGGGGCTAATCAAGAAAATCCTCTTAGCAGATCCAGTGGCTACAATTATAAATCCAGTCTTTGCAAATCCAAATGAATACACTGCCTTTTCTCTTTTCATGGGCGGAATTTTATACACCATTCAAGTCTACGCAGATTTTTCGGGACTGACAGATATGGCTCGCTCTGTTGCCTATTTTCTAGGTTTTCAAATTCCTGAAAACTTCTATGCACCTTTTTTCTCTACGAGTGGAAGAGAGCTTTGGAAGAAATGGCATGTGACTCTTTCTTTTTGGTTAATGGAGTATATCTATTTTCCGCTCGGTGGAAGTAGAGCGGGTGAAATGAGAACTTACCTAAATCTAATCATTACCATGACACTGGGAGGATTTTGGCATGGTGCTGATTATACATTTGTGGTTTGGGGTTTCTATTGGGGATCAATCCTTTGCGTAGAAAGATATTTAGAGGAAAAGAAAGGTTTGCCGCTTACTCCTCAAAAAAGTTTTCCTCTAAAGCTTTTCAAAGCAATGATTATCTATGTATTATTCTCAATTAGTGGACTCATGTTTCGCTCCAACAATACTCAGTCCATGGTTGATTTATTTGCTGGTCTATTCACCAATTCAGAAAATTATTTAAGAGGTATACTGGCAGTAAACGGTAGCGAATGGATTGTTTCAGGAATGGACTTGGTGCAAAGCGAACCAGCTTTTTTACTCAATACGGTTAAGAGTTACGAGAGTGTGGCTTATATGTATTTGGCGTTCTTGTTCTTTCACTTTGTTCAATACAAGCCAGAGGCACTCGATCGATTCAAGAAATACAATCTCCAACTCGTTTTACTCTTAGGAGTGATTACGATATTCTTACTAACTACACTTTCTCATGATGGAGATAGTTTTATTTATACTACGTTCTAG
- a CDS encoding bifunctional oligoribonuclease/PAP phosphatase NrnA, which produces MSKLEKKHSILNPDKMPEKYRFIDPQFKVRNIDPNILQNFTFDKTVVVVDNSDLPRIGDVNQFLKPDKSNLILVDHHDNIDPFPGLFSFPEIGSTSEIIYEIIELAGISLDYNTAIALYLGIVMDTGQFKYSKTRPRTHEIAAKLVQYNFPIEDLLRKMYEDFPISVLLLKKDIYSSIEIHQAYHLVTIEITKSMLGKYNFNSNPLEGITSELLGPSEIYVSVAFTEGEEDFVKISFRSKGDYDVCSVAKEFNGGGHKNASGAMIRGGLKKVKEDVMNRLISLLKI; this is translated from the coding sequence TTGTCTAAACTCGAAAAAAAACATTCCATACTCAATCCGGATAAGATGCCGGAGAAATATAGATTTATAGATCCACAATTTAAAGTTAGAAATATTGATCCTAACATTCTACAAAATTTCACATTCGACAAAACTGTCGTAGTAGTGGATAACTCAGATTTACCTCGAATAGGAGATGTGAATCAATTTCTAAAGCCAGACAAATCCAATTTAATTCTAGTAGATCATCACGATAATATCGACCCATTTCCTGGTCTTTTTTCTTTTCCGGAAATTGGCTCTACTTCTGAAATCATTTACGAGATCATAGAGCTTGCCGGAATTTCATTGGATTATAACACAGCAATCGCATTGTATCTGGGAATTGTTATGGATACAGGGCAATTCAAATACAGTAAAACTCGTCCGCGAACACATGAGATCGCAGCAAAGTTAGTCCAATACAATTTTCCAATTGAAGATTTGCTTCGTAAGATGTATGAAGATTTTCCAATTTCTGTTTTGCTATTAAAGAAAGACATTTATTCGAGTATCGAAATTCACCAGGCATATCATCTAGTAACAATCGAAATCACAAAGTCCATGCTAGGTAAATATAATTTTAACTCTAATCCACTCGAAGGAATTACGAGTGAACTCTTAGGTCCGAGCGAAATTTACGTCTCTGTCGCTTTTACAGAAGGCGAAGAAGATTTTGTAAAAATTAGTTTTCGTTCTAAGGGGGACTATGATGTTTGTAGTGTGGCAAAAGAATTTAACGGTGGCGGACACAAGAATGCAAGCGGGGCGATGATTCGCGGCGGGCTCAAGAAAGTAAAAGAAGATGTAATGAACCGATTGATTTCTCTTTTGAAGATTTAA
- a CDS encoding NYN domain-containing protein — MILLIDGFNLIYKFPELEALMYESKLNLAREGLLKILNQYKVKRGNTVMHVFFDGKKDLGSEVRHDEYGGIKIYFSHDVTADFLIKEYIKRDPNPSNLYVVTSDNDILFYCKRFSCKSQKSEDFAKWVDRFLFAPVDKEDKPTDVKLSGSELEYWQELFKKDKERISLASKNK; from the coding sequence ATGATTCTTCTGATTGACGGATTTAATTTGATATACAAGTTTCCAGAATTGGAAGCATTGATGTATGAAAGCAAATTAAATCTTGCCAGAGAAGGTTTGCTGAAAATATTGAATCAATACAAAGTAAAACGCGGTAACACGGTTATGCATGTATTCTTTGATGGCAAAAAAGATTTGGGAAGTGAAGTGCGTCACGATGAATATGGTGGAATCAAAATCTACTTTAGTCATGATGTCACCGCTGATTTTTTGATAAAAGAATATATAAAACGAGACCCTAACCCGTCAAACTTATATGTAGTTACTTCTGATAATGATATTTTATTTTATTGCAAACGCTTTAGCTGTAAGAGTCAAAAATCAGAAGACTTTGCAAAATGGGTAGATAGGTTTTTATTTGCTCCAGTGGATAAGGAAGATAAGCCGACAGATGTAAAACTCTCCGGTTCAGAATTAGAATACTGGCAAGAATTATTTAAAAAAGATAAAGAGAGAATTAGCTTGGCTAGCAAAAACAAATAG